From one Bombus huntii isolate Logan2020A chromosome 17, iyBomHunt1.1, whole genome shotgun sequence genomic stretch:
- the LOC126875150 gene encoding uncharacterized protein LOC126875150: MNMFNKTNKFQGIVNEEICTTDEKCWLDKLVAVDKDHTREAGLHINEIERLLNDIDTYTRTKPRRGCPVDSVKVSLSYNISKQEVRAVERTELFQQSTRNFQRAEKIKVKCHLDVLLLGCAVRVSDCLKANKGNTLTCEIEVESFKKCIDKSLHAAVDRNMKGVRRSKKGSYLEAFERKYQF, from the exons ATGAATATGttcaataaaacaaataaatttcaagGTATTGTCAATGAAGAAATCTGTACAACTGATGAAAAATGCTGGCTCGATAAATTAGTTGCTGTCGATAAGGATCATACCAGAGAAGCTGGtttacatataaatgaaattgaaagaCTTTTAAACGACATTGATACATATACACGCACAAAACCTCGACGCGGTTGTCCCGTTGATTCTGTTAAAGTAAGTCTTTCATACA ATATTTCGAAGCAAGAGGTTAGAGCAGTTGAAAGAACAGAATTATTCCAACAGTCGACGAGGAACTTTCAGAGAGctgaaaaaattaaagtaaaGTGTCACTTGGACGTATTGTTACTTGGGTGTGCAGTGCGC GTGTCAGATTGTTTAAAAGCAAATAAGGGAAATACGTTAACTTGTGAAATAGAAGTAGAAAGCTTTAAAAAGTGCATCGATAAATCATTGCATGCTGCTGTTGATAGAAATATGAAAGGTGTACGTAGAAGCAAGAAAGGAAGTTACTTAGAAGCATTTGAAAGGAAATATCAGTTTTga